A single genomic interval of Zunongwangia sp. HGR-M22 harbors:
- a CDS encoding SusC/RagA family TonB-linked outer membrane protein produces MNVLRKGLWIPFLLMVTVTVFGQQKTIQGTVRDSDSIPLPGVSVIEKGTNNGVITNFDGNYSIEVSEGATILFSYVGYNSKEFNVAGKSSINLILEENVEGLGEVVLIGYGSQKKEQINSAVSVVDMENIKDQPQATIDQMLQGQAAGVTVTNDSGKPGAAVSVKIRGATSLTGSNEPLYIIDGIPVSGDARNTATSGRPIAGGNFAGDGETTVNPLASINPSDIENVTVLKDASATAIYGSRGANGVVLITTKSGKSEIGKITYDSYIAFRSQSKLLDVMNLRQYAVQQNALADIYGLETRIEFQNPDLLGEGTDWQEKLFRTAATKNHQLSFSGRKKDFTYYLSGGYYDQEGTIEGSSLKRYTFRTNLDGNVRDWLRIGANLSTSVTNEDLVFNSSSNGIINYSVLSAPDLAAYTGDGEFQVQENNDLNIFFNNPLGMALSIDTDLIRKSFLGNTYLEADIIDGLKYRFEFGANTEFSEFDKYTPKAEFLNTEEAVLNVRRQNWYSWNLKNLLTYNKSFGKHNLNVLLGQESSENVWSGVISQGNGFVSDQIRVLNVADVTTSTDYKGSAALLSFFGRVMYDFNNKYSISATYRADGSSKFAEGNRWGYFPGVSGSWRISSESFMDNLEFLSDLRLRAGYGETGNQNIGNYSYGSALSSFNSLDGVGFLVSNLANPDLKWESMKQTNFGLDMAFFENRLQLTVERYNKVSKDFLYTIPLPAYLTGDQGYEGGVNNPTVNVGEMENIGWDFSLKYNTAADHDFSWNTSLIVSQYNNELTQINKNLNLIQEIADLNYNDLTVTNSVIGKAIGQFYGLEADGLITAEELGNVGSYFGETPEVGDVRYVDINNDGNISEDDFTFIGNPHPDFTFGFTNNFEYKGITLSVFLQGSYGNDLLNLTRKYGTFNANLYINQLAEAGDFWTPENTDASLPRPQLVDHDNNRLSSRFVEDGSYLRLQNVTLGYNLPTNAISQINLSRLRIYVGAQNLYTLTDYSGYDPEVGSINQNSLLMGIDNGRYPSPVTYTMGLNLEF; encoded by the coding sequence ATGAACGTATTAAGGAAAGGCTTATGGATTCCTTTTTTGCTAATGGTTACTGTAACTGTCTTTGGTCAACAAAAGACCATACAGGGAACAGTAAGAGATTCAGATAGCATTCCGCTACCTGGTGTATCTGTAATAGAAAAAGGAACAAATAATGGTGTTATCACCAATTTTGATGGTAATTACAGTATAGAAGTTAGTGAAGGAGCAACTATTTTATTTAGCTATGTAGGTTACAATTCTAAAGAATTTAATGTTGCCGGCAAATCCTCCATTAATTTAATTTTAGAAGAAAATGTAGAAGGTTTGGGAGAGGTAGTACTTATTGGTTACGGATCCCAAAAGAAAGAGCAGATTAATAGTGCGGTCTCTGTAGTAGACATGGAAAATATAAAAGATCAACCTCAAGCCACTATAGATCAAATGTTACAAGGACAGGCTGCTGGTGTTACAGTAACAAACGATTCTGGAAAACCCGGTGCGGCCGTTTCAGTTAAAATAAGAGGAGCAACTTCTTTAACCGGTAGTAACGAACCTTTATATATTATAGATGGTATACCAGTTTCTGGAGATGCCCGTAATACCGCTACTAGTGGACGCCCCATAGCAGGTGGGAATTTTGCAGGTGATGGAGAAACTACAGTAAACCCACTAGCTTCTATCAATCCTAGCGATATAGAAAATGTGACAGTTTTAAAAGATGCATCGGCTACCGCAATTTATGGTTCACGTGGTGCTAATGGTGTCGTTTTGATCACTACAAAATCAGGGAAAAGTGAAATAGGAAAAATTACTTACGATTCTTATATCGCATTTAGATCACAATCTAAACTTTTGGATGTAATGAATCTTAGACAGTATGCAGTACAACAAAATGCATTGGCTGATATTTACGGTTTGGAAACCAGAATAGAATTTCAAAATCCAGATTTGTTAGGAGAAGGTACAGATTGGCAGGAAAAGTTATTTAGAACAGCTGCCACAAAAAATCATCAATTATCATTTTCTGGAAGAAAAAAAGACTTTACCTATTACCTTTCAGGAGGATATTACGATCAGGAAGGTACTATTGAGGGGTCTAGCTTGAAACGGTACACATTTAGAACTAATTTAGACGGTAATGTTAGAGATTGGTTGCGTATAGGTGCTAATTTATCTACATCGGTAACTAATGAGGATTTGGTATTTAATTCTAGTAGTAATGGTATTATAAATTACTCTGTACTATCTGCTCCAGATTTAGCGGCATACACTGGCGATGGTGAATTTCAGGTTCAGGAAAACAACGACTTAAATATCTTCTTCAACAATCCTTTAGGAATGGCATTGTCGATTGATACCGATCTTATCCGTAAAAGTTTTTTAGGAAATACCTATTTGGAAGCCGATATCATTGATGGTTTAAAGTACCGATTTGAGTTTGGTGCCAATACTGAGTTTAGTGAGTTTGATAAATATACACCAAAGGCAGAATTTTTAAATACTGAAGAGGCTGTCCTTAATGTAAGACGGCAAAATTGGTATAGCTGGAACCTGAAGAATTTATTAACTTATAATAAAAGTTTCGGTAAGCATAACCTTAATGTATTATTAGGACAAGAGTCTTCAGAGAATGTTTGGTCTGGAGTTATTTCTCAGGGAAATGGCTTTGTTAGTGATCAAATTAGAGTATTGAATGTTGCCGATGTTACTACTTCTACAGATTATAAAGGAAGCGCCGCGCTACTTTCCTTCTTTGGTCGTGTAATGTACGATTTCAATAACAAGTATAGTATTAGTGCTACCTACAGAGCTGATGGTTCTTCAAAATTTGCTGAAGGAAATAGATGGGGATATTTTCCGGGAGTTTCTGGATCTTGGAGAATATCATCAGAATCTTTTATGGATAATCTAGAATTTTTAAGTGATCTAAGATTACGTGCAGGTTATGGAGAAACGGGTAATCAAAATATCGGAAATTACTCTTACGGTAGTGCATTGTCTTCTTTTAATTCTTTAGACGGAGTTGGATTTTTGGTGTCCAATTTGGCAAATCCAGATTTGAAGTGGGAATCTATGAAACAAACCAACTTTGGTTTGGATATGGCGTTTTTTGAGAATAGGCTTCAGTTAACGGTAGAACGTTATAATAAAGTTTCAAAAGACTTCTTATATACCATTCCCTTGCCAGCTTATCTAACAGGAGATCAAGGTTACGAAGGCGGTGTAAACAATCCAACTGTTAATGTTGGTGAAATGGAAAACATTGGGTGGGATTTTTCTTTAAAGTATAATACTGCTGCCGATCATGATTTCTCTTGGAATACTTCTTTAATCGTTTCTCAATATAATAATGAATTGACACAAATAAATAAGAATCTTAATTTGATTCAGGAAATTGCAGATTTAAATTATAATGATTTAACGGTAACCAATTCAGTAATAGGAAAGGCAATTGGTCAGTTCTATGGCCTGGAAGCCGATGGATTAATCACAGCAGAAGAACTTGGGAATGTAGGAAGTTACTTTGGTGAAACCCCCGAAGTTGGTGATGTGAGATATGTGGATATTAACAACGATGGGAATATATCTGAAGATGATTTTACATTTATCGGTAATCCACATCCAGACTTTACTTTTGGTTTCACAAACAATTTTGAATACAAAGGAATTACACTTTCTGTATTTTTACAAGGTTCTTACGGGAATGATCTACTTAACTTAACTAGAAAATACGGAACTTTTAATGCAAATCTTTACATTAATCAATTAGCAGAAGCAGGTGATTTTTGGACACCGGAAAATACCGATGCTAGCTTACCAAGACCTCAGTTAGTAGACCACGATAATAATCGATTATCTTCACGTTTTGTTGAAGATGGTTCTTATCTAAGATTACAAAATGTAACGCTAGGTTATAATTTGCCTACAAATGCGATCTCTCAAATAAATTTATCCAGATTAAGAATTTATGTAGGTGCTCAAAACCTATATACACTTACAGATTACAGTGGATATGATCCAGAGGTGGGATCGATAAATCAAAATTCCTTACTCATGGGTATCGATAACGGTAGATATCCTTCACCGGTAACGTATACCATGGGACTAAATCTTGAATTCTAA
- a CDS encoding SGNH/GDSL hydrolase family protein: MKLKHLIYLGVLTISAGAFAQQQQYKKLMSQDWANLKWYREANNKVKMEGKPVTAVFMGNSITHGWYDKHPEFFKENNYIGRGIGGQTTPQMLIRFTQDVIDLQPKVVVILAGTNDVAGNTGYSSVKMITDNIKAMAQLAKANNIKVVLSSILPVEDYPWRPGLEPVAKIAEVNNWLKNYAEQNNHVYLDYFPALANDQQGMKKEYATDGVHPTSAGYDVMEPMVKNAIEKALKE; this comes from the coding sequence ATGAAACTTAAACATTTAATATATTTAGGCGTTTTAACCATCAGTGCCGGAGCTTTCGCTCAGCAACAACAATACAAAAAACTTATGAGCCAGGATTGGGCAAATTTAAAATGGTATCGTGAAGCCAACAATAAAGTAAAAATGGAAGGCAAACCGGTTACCGCTGTTTTTATGGGAAACTCGATCACGCACGGTTGGTATGACAAACATCCAGAATTTTTCAAAGAAAACAATTATATAGGCCGCGGGATTGGCGGACAAACAACACCACAAATGCTTATAAGATTTACCCAAGATGTTATCGATCTTCAGCCAAAAGTAGTTGTGATTTTAGCGGGTACAAATGATGTTGCGGGTAACACAGGATATTCTTCAGTAAAAATGATTACCGACAATATTAAGGCTATGGCGCAACTAGCCAAAGCCAATAATATAAAAGTGGTGTTAAGTTCTATTTTACCGGTAGAAGATTATCCATGGCGACCAGGACTAGAGCCAGTTGCTAAAATTGCTGAAGTAAATAACTGGCTTAAAAACTACGCTGAGCAGAACAACCATGTTTATTTGGATTATTTTCCTGCTTTGGCTAACGATCAACAAGGAATGAAAAAAGAATACGCTACAGATGGTGTTCACCCAACTTCAGCAGGATACGATGTCATGGAACCTATGGTGAAGAATGCTATCGAAAAGGCACTGAAGGAGTAA
- a CDS encoding M28 family metallopeptidase → MKKILVFALTASLVGCGAHQKDVDNADPMKYAETITPSDLKERVYTFASDEFEGRETGEPGQKKAAEYLKEQYKKFDIPSALGGDDYFQEVPKSYFRGDTKASENVVAYIKGSEKPEEVLVISSHYDHIGMDSEGNVFNGADDDASGSMGVVEIAQAFSEAIKDGYTPKRSILFLNNTGEEKGLVGSKFYTDNPIFPLEETVANLNIDMIGRIDPDHEGNDNYIYLIGSDKLSTDLHELSENVNANFMNMDLDYTYNDENDPNRFYYRSDHYNFAKNNVPVIFYFNGVHADYHKITDTPDKINYEALSKRAQLVFLTAWEIANRDERLVVDKAE, encoded by the coding sequence ATGAAAAAAATTCTAGTATTTGCTTTAACTGCAAGTTTAGTAGGCTGCGGCGCTCATCAAAAGGATGTAGACAACGCCGATCCAATGAAATATGCTGAAACTATTACTCCTTCAGATTTAAAAGAACGCGTTTACACTTTTGCAAGCGACGAATTTGAAGGTCGTGAAACAGGAGAACCAGGACAGAAAAAAGCTGCCGAATACTTGAAAGAGCAATATAAAAAGTTTGATATCCCTTCTGCTTTGGGAGGCGATGATTATTTTCAAGAAGTTCCAAAAAGCTACTTTAGAGGAGACACCAAAGCTTCTGAAAACGTAGTAGCATATATCAAAGGAAGTGAAAAGCCAGAAGAAGTTTTAGTAATTTCTTCTCACTACGATCACATAGGAATGGATAGCGAAGGGAATGTATTTAATGGAGCAGATGATGATGCCTCTGGAAGTATGGGCGTTGTAGAAATCGCTCAGGCATTTTCTGAAGCTATAAAAGATGGTTACACTCCAAAAAGATCTATCCTTTTTCTTAACAACACAGGAGAAGAAAAAGGTTTAGTGGGTTCTAAATTTTATACCGATAATCCAATTTTTCCATTAGAGGAAACTGTTGCCAACCTCAACATAGACATGATTGGTCGTATCGATCCAGATCACGAAGGAAACGACAATTATATTTACCTTATTGGTAGCGATAAATTAAGTACAGATCTTCATGAACTTAGTGAAAATGTAAACGCTAATTTCATGAATATGGATTTAGATTACACGTACAACGATGAGAATGATCCAAACCGTTTTTATTATAGAAGTGACCATTACAATTTTGCAAAAAATAATGTTCCTGTAATTTTTTACTTTAACGGGGTACATGCCGATTATCACAAAATCACCGACACACCAGATAAAATTAACTACGAAGCATTATCCAAAAGAGCCCAACTTGTGTTCTTAACCGCTTGGGAAATTGCTAACCGCGACGAACGTTTAGTTGTGGATAAAGCTGAATAA